The DNA segment TTTAACCAAGTGCGTTCATCACTTCTTTTAGCTTGTTTAAGAAACTTTTTGGAAAGGTGGTTAAAGCCTGGGTAGCTTTCTCCTTTTGAGTAGAGCTCTTGACAATAGCTTAAGGCGTCATTCCAGACTACGCGAGCACATCCAAACAATTGAGACAAGTGGCTCTTTTGTTGGGAGGTAGGATATACTCTATAGTTATATCTGGATTTCATGGGTTAAAATCTGGTTTAATGCAAGTTTAAATTAACAACCCAAGAGATGTCAACACTATTTAGGTTCTGAAGCGAAGAGCGTATTTGGGACAGTTTGGTTTGCAGGTCTGCGCTTTCCTCGACTAGCTAAGTAGGTTTCAAAAAATCTACTCAGAAACAAACAAAGCCTTCCTAGAAGGACGGGGTTTAAAACCCAATTTTTTTGATAAACTTCCAGAAAATTAAGGTTCTCTGAGACGACGTTCTCGGATTTGACGCTGTTGTTCTAATTGTTCTTGGCGTTGTTGATCTTGATCTTGTAATTCCTGTCTTTGTTGTTCTCTTTGTTGTTGACTCTCCTGAATACGGCGTTGATTTTCTTGAATGGAACGCTGTTGTTGTACGGGGTCAAATTGAGGGTGACTTGTCCCAAAAACTCCTGAAAAAACGCTAAAGCCCAATAGAGTCAGGACTAGTTTGGCGATAGAGAAGTTGCAAGTAAACATAATTCAGTAAATTTTTGCTCTATTTAAAAATATAGCGCTACGCGCCGGGGAAAGGGGAAAGGGGAAAAAGATACTTACGCCCAGTCGCCCTTCAATTGTCCTAAATATAGGATCGCCTTATCCTGCAGCTTAATAAAATTAATTTGCAATAGATTTAGCAATAAGTTTATATTAATAAGACTATTAAGCAATAAGTGGTGTGAGTCAATGAAGGTTGGATTATGGTTACTATCTTCTTGTATTGTCGTGGGTTTAAGCGTTATTCCCGTCAGCGCAGAACCAGAACCATGGAGAATGAGTACACAGGGAAAGTGGTTAGTACAGAGTCCTGAGGTTGTGATCACAGGGATAAAACTCAACTCTACTCCTAGGGGTTTAGAGATTGTACTGGAGACAGACACTCAACAGTTATTAAAGCCTTTGATTTTTCCCGAGGATGATACCCTGGTTATTGAGATTTTAGGCGCACTGTTGCAATTACCAGAAGGAGAGGAATTTATTGCCGAAAATCCTACAGCAGAGATTGATACAGTCAGAGTCAACCAACTCAATGAAACGACGATTCAAATTAGAGTGACAGGAAAAACAGGGATACCCGGGGCTGAAGTGATACCCTCACAGGAGAATCTAGTTTTAGTATTAACCCCCAGCTTAGATACAGGAACAACCGAAACAGAACTCGAGATTGTAGCGACGGGAGAACAAACAGAGGGTTATTTTGTACCCGAAGCAAGTACCGCCACCGGAACCGATACACCCTTGAGAGATGTTCCCCAGTCAATTCAAGTAGTTCCCCGAGAGTTGATCGAAAACCGCAACGTTAGAGAGTTAGAGAGAGCTTTAGAAACCGTACCCGGTGTATCTCCCTCTGGTGGAAGAGGAACTAGTGTTAATGGTCCTGGGATCCTGATTCGGGGATTTGATGCAAGTGATATTTTTAGAGATGGTATTCCTTTCTTTTCTTTAGCACCAGTTGGAACGAGTGACATAGAAAGAATCGAAGTGTTAAAAGGACCAGCTTCGGTACTATTCGGGGATGGAGAACCAGGTGGTGTGGTCAATCTAATCTCGAAAAAACCCCTAGCTGAGCCATTTCACGAGTTTTCTTTTACCGCGGGCAATTTTGATACATACCTAACCGCTTTAGATGTTTCTGGTCCTATCAACGATGCTAAGACCGTTAAGTATCGCATCAATTTATCCTACGACAGTTATGGTAGTTTTCGCGATTTTGTAGAGGGAGACAGGTTAAACTTTGCTCCTAGGGTAACTTGGGATATTAGTCCCAATACTTCTATTGATTTTTACGCTCAATTTTTAGCCCTTACTGAAACTATAGACGAAGGTATTGTCTCTACACCCAATGGAATCGTTGATATTCCCCGTGAGCGCTTTTTGGGTGAGGAATTTGGAGAATTAGATCAAGATTTGGTGAACGTAGGTTATGATTTTGTGCACCGTTTTGGTGAACGTTGGTCAGTGAGACATTCATTTCAATACCTACAATACGACGCGACAAGATTTGCACCTCTATTCGACTCTTTTGATGAAGAAACCGGAAATTTAGATCGTTTAGAGTTTTTTGCAGATGGAACCTATCGCCGTTTCTTTGTCAACGCTGATTTTGTTGGTAAATTTGAAACCGGACCGATCGCCCATCAACTGCGAGTAGGAGCTGACTACCGGCGTAATAACGAAGATCCCTCTTTTCAATTTGATAATCTTTTTGCTCCTATTAACGTCTTTGATCCGGTTTACACTAATATACCCTATGCTATTAATCCTCAATTCTTTCGTGATGACAAAGTCGATCGCGTAGGAGTGTATATACAAGATCAGATAGATTTATTACCCAATCTCAAGTTATTAGCAGGGGTACGTTACGATTATGTGGATCAATTGAGAACTACTCAAAATTTAGGAGAACCGAGGGAAGAGTTTACTCAAAGCGATGACAGATTCTCTCCGAGAGTAGGATTAGTTTATCAACCGATTCCCGCTCTAGCTATCTATGGTTCTTATACTACCTCTTTTAATCCCTCTTTTGCTGCCAGTCGCAATCCCGACGATACTACCTTTGATCCTACGACAGGAAGACAGTTTGAAGTGGGACTCAAAGCTGATTTATTTGACAGATTTAGTGTTACTTTAGCAGCTTTTGATATTCGTAAAGACAACGTAGAGGTACAGGATCCTGATAATCCCTTTTTCTCTATCCAAACAGGAGAACAAACTAGTAAAGGAATTGAATTGTACCTAGGTGGAGAAATCTTACCCGGTTGGAATGTAGTTGCAGGGTATACTTACTTAGATGCTTATGTCAGTCAAGATACTACCGACATCGAGGGAAATAGCTTAACTAATGTACCCGATAATCAATTTAGTCTCTGGACGACTTATACGATTCAAAAAGGTAGTTTACAAGGATTAGGATTTGGTCTTGGGTTATTTTTCGTAGATGAACGTCCCGGAAATTTGGAGAATACTTTTACTTTACCCAGTTATTTTCGCACCGATGCTGCTTTATTTTATACCCGCGATCGCTGGTCTTTTCAGTTAAATGTAGAGAATTTGTTCGATGTGGAATATTTTAGCAGTTCTGACGGGTTCATCGGGGTTAATCCTGGCGCACCTTTTACAATTTCTGGGAGGATTGCAGTGCGATTTTAAAATTAGCTAAACTAGACTTAGTTTAAATGCTAAGACTCGAAACATGAAAATTACCAATATTCATCAGGCGAAATCAACCCTTTCAGCTCTGATTGAAGCTGTCATTGCAGGAGAAGAAGTAATCATCAGTAAAGCAGGAAAACCTGTGGCTAAACTTGTTCCTTACAATCCTGATAAAGTAGACAGAATTCCAGGAATGTGGCGGGGAAAGGTACAAATGTCTGAGGATTTCGACGAAGCACTTCCACCAGAAATGCTGAAAATGTTTGCAGGAGAAGAAGAATGAAACTTCTCCTCGATACCCATGCTTTGCTGTGGTGGTTGAGTGATAATCCGACAATTAGGGAAGAAGCAAAAAAAGCGATCGCATCTGCAGATAACCTGGTATTTGTCAGTGCTGTAAGCGCTTGGGAAATTAGCATGAAAAGAGCGATGGGTAAGTTAACCGCTCCTGAGAATATATCGGAAGCACTTGTAGCAAACTTGTTTCAACCATTACCCATTAGCGTTGAACATGGAGAAAAAGTTGGAAAACTACCAAGTTATCATAAGGATCCTTTTGATCGGATGCTCATCGCTCAAGCTTTATCGGAAAATCTGATAGTTGTTACCAGAGATAGCCAATTTGCTCCCTATGGCTTGGATATATTACGAGCTTAAAGGAGCGCGAACCTAAATTGATGGAATTATACGGTAGGAGAGGCTTAGATGAGCGAAAAAGAGCAAAATATGCGTATCAATCAGATTAGGCGACAATTAAGTAATGCAGTTGAACGTATCAAAACTCTACAATTAGATATAGATTCTCGTTTAGATCCCATGGAGCATCAATTTAACCGATTGCAAGAAAAACTAGAAGTAATACTCGAAGCGTTAAGATGAAACAGGGTAGCTTTCCAGTAGCGATCGCCTTAGGAAGTAATCTAGGTGAATCGATTTCAATCCTAGAGAATGCCCTAGTAGAATTAAATCATACCCCAGGAATTACTCTAGTTTCTCGCTCTAGTTGGTATCAAACCAAACCCATTGGACCACCTCAACCAGACTATATCAATGGTTGTGCCCTATTGGATGTAGAATTAACTCCAAAAGCTTTATTAGATACTCTCTTAAACATTGAAGCTAAAGCAGGACGCATACGCAGAGAGAAATGGGGACCAAGAACTTTAGATTTAGATCTGTTACTTTACGGCAATTTGATCTTAAATACCCCCACTTTAGAAATTCCCCACCCTCGTATGAAAGAAAGGGCTTTTGTTTTAGTACCATTAGCAGAAATTGCACCCGATTGGCTAGAACCAGTTTCTCAAAAAGCGATCGCGCTTCTGGTAGAACAGGTAGATTGTACAGGTGTATCCCTACTCAGTAAACTTCCTATTGATGCTATTATTCCCGATGATAAAATAACTAAGTATCTTTTAATTTTAAGAGATCATAATGATAAATCGAAGTTTTTAGCTAAAGCGGGATTTGATCAAAATAATCCACAAGAACTCAAAACAGCTATTTATCAACTGATAAAAACTAGTGTAGCGATAGAAGACAGTAATAATGAATACGGTACATTTTATCGAGTTGAAGGAGAGTTAATTGGCATTAATCAGCGAAATCTATTGGTAACTACAATTTGGTTAAAGCGAAAAATAGACAACAAATTTCAGTTCATCACTCTGAAACCCAAACAAGGAGACAAAGTCCAATGAATGAACTATATCAAAAAATATCTTTAAATCAAGATTTTCCAGAACACAATCTCAAAAAAGGAGATATTGCCACCTTCGTAGATAAAATTGCTCATCCCACAGGCGGTGTCGAAGGTTATGTTTTAGAGATTTTTAACGCACTAGGAGAATCAATCAATGTGATTATTGTTCCTAAATCTGCTGTTGCTGCTTTGCGAGATGATGAAATATTATCGGTTCGTTCTTTAGCCAAGATTAATTGAAAAAGCGATCGCACTAATGTAGTAGAACGGGTAAACTGTATACGTATATCCCTAGTGTTCTAATTTTATGTCTCCTAATTACGAGCCACCCCAAGTGATTCGACAACGTCTCTACTACCAAGGACGTGTGTTTAGTTTTGAAGTCAATAAACTGCGTCTTCCTAATCAGATAGAGGTCGAATTAGAATGTATACGTCATCCTGGTGGTGCTTTAGCTGTGCCGGTAACTAGTGATGGTCAATTAGTCTTAGTGAGACAGTATCGTTTTGCGGTAGCGACTCGCTTGCTGGAATTCCCCGCGGGTACTGTAGAAATTGAAGAAGATCCCGCAGTAACAGTAAAACGTGAAATTCAAGAAGAGACGGGTTATCGCGCTCATTCTTGGCAATATATCGGCAAATTTCCCCTCGCACCGGGTTATTCTGATGAGTATATTCATACTTTTTTGGCAAAAGATTTAGAAAAATTGACTAATCCACCCCAACAAGATGAAGATGAGGATATCGAGGTAGTCATAATGAGTCCTGAAGCTTTAGAAAAAGCGATTTTAGAGGGTGAACCAATAGATTCTAAGTCTATCACTAGTTTCTTTTTAGCTCGTTCTTTTATCTTTGACTCATGAGTGATTTAATTATTTTTTGGCATCGTCGGGATTTACGTGTATCTGATAATCTGGGCTTAAGCTTAGCTTGTAGCGATAGTTCTCGGGTAATCGGTTGTTTTTGCTTTGATCTTGATTTACTTAGTGGGGATGATATAGCCCCTGCGAGGATCAGTTATTTAATTGGGTGTCTTCAATTGCTACAAGCGCAATACCAAGAGCGCGGTGGTGAGTTACTATTGCTACGGGGTAAACCGACAGAGATAATCCCACGCTTGGGGATTCAACTTCAAGCTCGAGGAGTATACTGGAATTTAGACGTAGAACCATACGCCAAAGAGCGCGATCGCTTGGTACAA comes from the Gloeocapsa sp. PCC 73106 genome and includes:
- a CDS encoding helix-turn-helix domain-containing protein, translated to MKSRYNYRVYPTSQQKSHLSQLFGCARVVWNDALSYCQELYSKGESYPGFNHLSKKFLKQAKRSDERTWL
- a CDS encoding TonB-dependent siderophore receptor translates to MKVGLWLLSSCIVVGLSVIPVSAEPEPWRMSTQGKWLVQSPEVVITGIKLNSTPRGLEIVLETDTQQLLKPLIFPEDDTLVIEILGALLQLPEGEEFIAENPTAEIDTVRVNQLNETTIQIRVTGKTGIPGAEVIPSQENLVLVLTPSLDTGTTETELEIVATGEQTEGYFVPEASTATGTDTPLRDVPQSIQVVPRELIENRNVRELERALETVPGVSPSGGRGTSVNGPGILIRGFDASDIFRDGIPFFSLAPVGTSDIERIEVLKGPASVLFGDGEPGGVVNLISKKPLAEPFHEFSFTAGNFDTYLTALDVSGPINDAKTVKYRINLSYDSYGSFRDFVEGDRLNFAPRVTWDISPNTSIDFYAQFLALTETIDEGIVSTPNGIVDIPRERFLGEEFGELDQDLVNVGYDFVHRFGERWSVRHSFQYLQYDATRFAPLFDSFDEETGNLDRLEFFADGTYRRFFVNADFVGKFETGPIAHQLRVGADYRRNNEDPSFQFDNLFAPINVFDPVYTNIPYAINPQFFRDDKVDRVGVYIQDQIDLLPNLKLLAGVRYDYVDQLRTTQNLGEPREEFTQSDDRFSPRVGLVYQPIPALAIYGSYTTSFNPSFAASRNPDDTTFDPTTGRQFEVGLKADLFDRFSVTLAAFDIRKDNVEVQDPDNPFFSIQTGEQTSKGIELYLGGEILPGWNVVAGYTYLDAYVSQDTTDIEGNSLTNVPDNQFSLWTTYTIQKGSLQGLGFGLGLFFVDERPGNLENTFTLPSYFRTDAALFYTRDRWSFQLNVENLFDVEYFSSSDGFIGVNPGAPFTISGRIAVRF
- a CDS encoding type II toxin-antitoxin system Phd/YefM family antitoxin, whose product is MKITNIHQAKSTLSALIEAVIAGEEVIISKAGKPVAKLVPYNPDKVDRIPGMWRGKVQMSEDFDEALPPEMLKMFAGEEE
- a CDS encoding type II toxin-antitoxin system VapC family toxin, which translates into the protein MKLLLDTHALLWWLSDNPTIREEAKKAIASADNLVFVSAVSAWEISMKRAMGKLTAPENISEALVANLFQPLPISVEHGEKVGKLPSYHKDPFDRMLIAQALSENLIVVTRDSQFAPYGLDILRA
- a CDS encoding DUF6883 domain-containing protein; its protein translation is MLRDHNDKSKFLAKAGFDQNNPQELKTAIYQLIKTSVAIEDSNNEYGTFYRVEGELIGINQRNLLVTTIWLKRKIDNKFQFITLKPKQGDKVQ
- a CDS encoding DUF4926 domain-containing protein, whose translation is MNELYQKISLNQDFPEHNLKKGDIATFVDKIAHPTGGVEGYVLEIFNALGESINVIIVPKSAVAALRDDEILSVRSLAKIN
- a CDS encoding NUDIX hydrolase, with amino-acid sequence MSPNYEPPQVIRQRLYYQGRVFSFEVNKLRLPNQIEVELECIRHPGGALAVPVTSDGQLVLVRQYRFAVATRLLEFPAGTVEIEEDPAVTVKREIQEETGYRAHSWQYIGKFPLAPGYSDEYIHTFLAKDLEKLTNPPQQDEDEDIEVVIMSPEALEKAILEGEPIDSKSITSFFLARSFIFDS